In the Camelus bactrianus isolate YW-2024 breed Bactrian camel chromosome 17, ASM4877302v1, whole genome shotgun sequence genome, one interval contains:
- the GRM2 gene encoding metabotropic glutamate receptor 2 isoform X3, with protein MGSLLLADVFRSSEVANLLRLFQIPQISYASTSAKLSDKSRYDYFARTVPPDFYQAKAMAEILRFFNWTYVSTVASEGDYGETGIEAFELEARARNICVATSEKVGRAMNRAAFEGVVRALLQKPSARVAVLFTRSEDARELLAATQRLNASFTWVASDGWGALESVVAGSEGAAEGAITIELASYPISDFASYFRSLDPWNNSRNPWFREFWEQRFHCSFRQRDCAAHSLRAVPFEQESKIMFVVNAVYAMAHALHNMHRALCPNTTHLCDAMRPVNGRRLYKDFVLNVKFDAPFRPADTHSEVRFDRFGDGIGRYNIFTYLRAGSGRYRYQKVGYWAEGLTLDTSLIPWASASAGPLPASRCSEPCLQNEVKSVQPGEVCCWLCIPCQPYEYRLDEFTCADCGLGYWPNASLTGCFELPQEYIRWGDAWAVGPVTIACLGALATLFVLGVFVRHNATPVVKASGRELCYILLGGVFLCYCMTFVFIAKPSTVVCTLRRLGLGTAFSVCYSALLTKTNRIARIFGGAREGAQRPRFISPASQVAICLALISGQLLIVVAWLVVEAPGTGKETAPERREVVTLRCNHRDASMLGSLAYNVLLIALCTLYAFKTRKCPENFNEAKFIGFTMYTTCIIWLAFLPIFYVTSSDYRVQTTTMCVSVSLSGSVVLGCLFAPKLHIILFQPQKNVVSHRAPTSRFGSAATRASSSGQGSSSQFVPTVCNGREVVDSTTSSL; from the exons GATTCTCCGCTTCTTCAACTGGACCTATGTGTCCACTGTGGCATCCGAGGGTGACTATGGCGAGACAGGCATCGAAGCATTTGAGCTAGAGGCCCGTGCCCGCAACATCTGTGTGGCCACCTCGGAGAAGGTGGGCCGCGCCATGAACCGGGCAGCCTTCGAGGGCGTGGTGCGGGCCCTGCTGCAGAAGCCCAGTGCCCGCGTGGCTGTCCTGTTCACCCGTTCCGAGGATGCCCGCGAGCTCCTTGCTGCCACCCAGCGCCTCAACGCCAGCTTCACCTGGGTGGCCAGTGATGGCTGGGGGGCCCTGGAGAGCGTGGTGGCAGGCAGCGAGGGTGCTGCTGAAGGTGCCATCACCATCGAGCTGGCTTCCTACCCCATCAGCGATTTTGCCTCCTACTTCCGGAGCCTGGACCCCTGGAACAACAGCCGGAACCCCTGGTTCCGTGAGTTCTGGGAGCAGAGATTCCACTGCAGCTTCCGGCAGCGAGACTGTGCAGCCCACTCCCTGCGGGCTGTGCCCTTTGAACAAGAGTCCAAGATCATGTTTGTGGTCAATGCGGTGTATGCCATGGCCCACGCGCTGCACAACATGCATCGTGCCCTCTGCCCCAACACCACCCACCTCTGTGATGCAATGCGGCCAGTCAATGGACGCCGCCTCTACAAAGACTTCGTTCTCAACGTCAAGTTTGATG ccccCTTCCGCCCAGCTGACACCCACAGTGAGGTCCGCTTCGACCGCTTTGGTGACGGTATCGGTCGCTACAACATCTTCACCTATCTGCGGGCGGGCAGTGGGCGCTATCGCTACCAGAAGGTGGGCTACTGGGCAGAAGGCCTGACCCTGGACACCAGCCTCATCCCATGGGCCTCCGCCTCAGCCGGGCCCCTGCCCGCCTCTCGCTGCAGTGAGCCCTGCCTGCAGAACGAGGTGAAGAGCGTGCAGCCGGGGGAAGTCTGCTGCTGGCTCTGCATCCCCTGCCAGCCCTATGAGTACCGGCTGGATGAGTTCACCTGTGCTGACTGTGGCCTGGGCTACTGGCCCAATGCCAGCCTGACAGGCTGCTTCGAGCTGCCCCAGGAGTACATCCGCTGGGGCGATGCCTGGGCGGTAGGACCCGTCACCATCGCCTGCCTGGGGGCCCTGGCCACCCTCTTTGTGCTAGGTGTCTTCGTACGGCACAATGCCACACCAGTGGTCAAGGCCTCGGGCCGGGAGCTTTGCTACATCCTGCTGGGTGGCGTCTTCCTCTGCTATTGCATGACCTTCGTCTTCATTGCCAAGCCGTCCACAGTAGTGTGCACCTTACGGCGCCTCGGTTTGGGCACTGCCTTCTCCGTCTGCTACTCAGCCCTGCTCACCAAGACCAACCGCATTGCGCGCATTTTCGGAGGGGCCCGGGAGGGAGCCCAGCGGCCGCGCTTCatcagccctgcctcccaggtggCCATCTGCCTGGCCCTGATCTCAGGCCAGCTGCTCATTGTGGTTGCCTGGCTGGTGGTGGAGGCACCGGGCACGGGCAAGGAGACAGCCCCCGAGCGGCGCGAGGTGGTGACATTGCGCTGCAACCACCGCGACGCCAGCATGCTGGGCTCACTGGCCTACAACGTTCTCCTCATCGCACTCTGCACACTCTATGCCTTCAAGACCCGCAAGTGCCCTGAGAACTTCAATGAGGCCAAGTTCATCGGCTTCACCATGTACACCACCTGCATCATCTGGCTGGCCTTCCTGCCCATCTTCTATGTCACCTCCAGTGACTACCGG GTACAGACCACCACCATGTGTGTGTCGGTCAGCCTCAGCGGCTCCGTGGTGCTCGGCTGTCTCTTTGCGCCCAAGCTGCACATCATCCTCTTCCAGCCGCAAAAGAACGTGGTTAGCCACCGTGCACCCACCAGCCGCTTCGGCAGTGCTGCCACCAGGGCCAGCTCCAGCGGCCAAG GGTCTAGCTCCCAGTTCGTCCCCACTGTGTGCAATGGCCGTGAGGTGGTGGACTCGACGACATCGTCGCTGTGA